In the Paenibacillus sp. FSL H7-0357 genome, one interval contains:
- a CDS encoding ABC transporter substrate-binding protein, with protein sequence MNKKRVVSLMMASVMTAGMLAGCSGGNNNNQSAEPNSPAETAAANNQSEGSYPDYTKGFEKKVSLDIPVYERAFEGWNVTDNYYTRWVQAEFGDKYNIEVNYVPITRNSEVTDYEQLLASHKAPDIIFHYDMPQALTYYGEDVMQPLDYAEIENYAPTYWKSMGETIKQYGVVDDKNTFFFAARPEADNFTSIIRKDWVEKVGMKVEDLTSLEKYNEMLLKWKEAGLGVTGGSLLQNNFNYNYAFRDWPVDPKYRALYSDLSVADLTSADTERFLRNMNYQYNNGLIDKEFYLRNDDNKIKSEFVAGKTGNYGFYLTNNTDVFAATLANNPDAEFAVVPPFAGVPEGLKPQGRAYWPFGFIMGINYETSPEERAAVWMYLEWLSQPENLFKFQNGVEGENYTLDADGIAVKKADYKGESVLAQNNNKDYWGLVTEIAQYPEADKTLKANLRNWAPAGYENLADDMVKYYNEVAEFRTPDAMFTVVLEKVNEYKADLNSLFQDLYVKCALAPEAEFDATYEAAKETYLKAGYQEILDEKQEAIDAGKFR encoded by the coding sequence ATGAACAAAAAAAGAGTTGTTTCGTTAATGATGGCATCTGTCATGACGGCCGGTATGCTGGCCGGGTGCTCCGGGGGGAATAACAATAATCAGAGTGCTGAGCCTAACAGTCCTGCTGAGACGGCGGCAGCCAATAATCAGAGCGAAGGAAGCTATCCTGATTATACGAAGGGTTTTGAGAAGAAGGTTAGTCTGGATATCCCGGTTTATGAGCGGGCGTTCGAGGGCTGGAATGTAACCGACAACTATTATACCCGCTGGGTTCAAGCGGAATTCGGCGACAAATACAATATCGAAGTCAATTACGTGCCGATTACCCGTAACAGCGAAGTGACCGATTACGAGCAGCTTCTGGCGTCACATAAGGCCCCTGATATTATTTTTCACTATGATATGCCACAGGCACTTACCTATTACGGCGAGGATGTTATGCAGCCGCTGGACTATGCTGAAATCGAGAATTATGCACCGACATATTGGAAAAGTATGGGCGAAACGATCAAGCAATATGGTGTTGTAGACGATAAGAATACCTTCTTCTTCGCCGCACGTCCCGAAGCTGACAATTTCACATCCATCATCCGCAAAGACTGGGTGGAGAAGGTAGGCATGAAGGTGGAAGATTTGACTTCTCTTGAGAAGTACAATGAGATGCTGTTGAAATGGAAAGAAGCCGGACTGGGAGTGACTGGCGGCAGCTTGCTTCAAAACAATTTCAACTACAATTACGCCTTCCGCGATTGGCCCGTCGATCCGAAATACCGCGCGCTTTATTCAGATCTGAGCGTTGCTGATTTGACCAGCGCCGACACTGAGCGTTTCTTGCGTAATATGAACTATCAGTACAATAACGGCCTTATCGATAAGGAATTCTATCTGCGTAACGATGATAATAAGATTAAATCCGAATTCGTTGCCGGAAAAACAGGTAACTACGGATTCTATCTCACGAACAATACAGACGTCTTTGCTGCTACCCTGGCGAACAATCCGGACGCCGAATTTGCTGTAGTGCCGCCTTTTGCAGGTGTTCCTGAGGGGCTCAAGCCTCAAGGACGCGCTTACTGGCCGTTTGGCTTCATCATGGGTATCAACTATGAAACCTCGCCTGAGGAGCGCGCTGCAGTCTGGATGTATCTGGAATGGCTCAGCCAGCCGGAAAATCTGTTCAAGTTCCAGAACGGTGTTGAAGGCGAAAACTATACGCTTGACGCAGACGGTATCGCTGTAAAAAAAGCAGATTATAAGGGCGAATCCGTCCTGGCACAGAACAATAACAAGGACTACTGGGGCCTCGTGACTGAAATCGCGCAATATCCGGAAGCTGACAAGACCCTCAAAGCGAATCTCCGCAACTGGGCACCGGCCGGCTACGAGAATCTCGCCGATGATATGGTGAAATACTACAACGAGGTTGCGGAATTCCGCACACCGGATGCCATGTTCACCGTTGTGCTTGAGAAGGTAAATGAGTATAAAGCCGATCTGAACTCACTCTTTCAGGATCTGTATGTGAAATGTGCGCTTGCTCCGGAAGCTGAATTCGATGCGACCTATGAAGCAGCCAAGGAGACTTACCTGAAGGCAGGCTACCAGGAAATTCTCGACGAGAAGCAAGAGGCGATCGACGCAGGCAAGTTCCGTTAA
- a CDS encoding LysR family transcriptional regulator, with protein sequence MFDDLDIFAAVVEHSSLNRASRQLNLSQPALSRKISKLEERLGVALFNRFGKRLELTEVGRLTYTYALEQRQQRSKFLEALSKFREGEPQFVTLGASLTTLQTTLPPLVNAYTEKYPAAELKLITGKTHEIVSSVSEGKCDVGIIASSIQEPGLRCIPLFEDQLRLVVSSHHPLTLPAKLTMDHLARLPMILFSKGTWYRRMTDELFQRCAVEPDVRMEIDSFEAIVRLLPTIKAAALLPKSYLRPELLNGGGLVSLHIKELEQTQRTTCLIYQGSGSLSTAARCLVQVTEEVFLPGHE encoded by the coding sequence ATGTTCGACGATTTGGATATTTTTGCTGCAGTTGTGGAGCATTCCAGCCTTAACCGGGCTTCACGCCAGCTAAATCTGTCCCAGCCCGCTCTCTCCCGCAAAATCTCCAAACTGGAGGAACGGCTGGGCGTCGCCCTGTTCAACCGGTTCGGCAAACGGCTGGAGCTGACCGAGGTTGGCCGTCTCACCTATACTTATGCGCTGGAGCAGCGTCAGCAACGGTCCAAATTTCTGGAGGCATTGTCCAAATTCAGGGAGGGTGAACCGCAGTTCGTGACACTTGGCGCCAGTCTGACGACACTGCAGACCACACTGCCGCCGCTTGTGAACGCCTACACGGAGAAATACCCGGCAGCCGAGCTGAAGCTGATTACCGGAAAAACACATGAAATCGTCTCTTCGGTCAGCGAGGGTAAATGTGATGTCGGCATTATCGCCTCCTCCATACAGGAGCCGGGACTGCGCTGCATCCCGCTGTTCGAGGACCAGCTGCGGCTGGTCGTCTCCAGTCATCATCCGCTGACCCTGCCGGCGAAGCTGACAATGGACCATCTCGCGCGGCTGCCGATGATTCTCTTCTCCAAGGGCACCTGGTACCGCCGCATGACCGATGAGCTGTTCCAGCGCTGCGCCGTTGAGCCGGATGTGCGCATGGAGATCGACTCCTTCGAAGCGATCGTCCGGCTGCTGCCGACGATTAAGGCAGCAGCGCTGCTGCCGAAGTCGTACCTTCGTCCGGAGCTGCTGAACGGAGGCGGGCTGGTCTCTCTCCATATTAAGGAACTGGAGCAGACCCAGCGGACTACCTGTCTGATCTATCAGGGAAGCGGCAGCCTGAGCACCGCGGCACGCTGCCTCGTGCAGGTTACGGAGGAAGTATTCCTGCCTGGACACGAATAA